From Streptomyces sp. SAI-135:
CATGGTGGGCGGCACCGGCACCCTCGACGAGGCGACCGAGATCCTGGAGCTGAAGAAGCACGGGCACACCGAGAAGCCGGTCGTGCTGCTCAACACGGCGGGTTTCTACGACGGACTGAAGGAGCAGTTCCGGCGCATGGAGGACGAGGGCTTCCTGCCCCGCCCGCTCACCGACCTGGTGTTCTTCGCGGAGGAGCCGGTGGGGGCGATGGCGTACCTGGAGGAGTCGCTCGGCACCCGGTGACGCCGTGGTGCGAGCATGGCGGCATGGCTACACATGTGATCACCGGAGCGGGCTCCGGCATCGGCGCGGCGGTGGCCCGGCGACTGCACGCGCGCGGGGACGAACTCGTGCTGCACGCGCGTGACGCGGGCCGCGCGAAGGAGCTGGCGGCGCAGTTCCCCGGCGCGCGGACCCTGGTCGGGGACCTGGCCGACCCCGACAAGCTGAGCTGGGCCTTCTCGCACCAGACGCTCCCCGACCGGGTCGACTCCCTGCTGCACGTCGCGGGCGTGGTCGACCTCGGCCCGGTCGGCGACCTGACCCCGAAGTCCTGGCGTCACCAGCTGAACGTCAACCTGATCGCCCCGGCCGAGCTGACCCGCCACTTCCTGCCCCAACTCCGGGCGGCCCGGGGCCATGTGGTCTTCGTGAACTCGGGCGCGGGCCTCACCGCCCACGCCGACTGGTCCGCGTACGCGGCCTCCAAGCACGGCCTGAAGGCCCTGGCGGACTCCCTGCGCCACGAGGAGCACGGCAACGGCGTCCGGGTCACCTCGGTCTACCCCGGCCGCACCGCCAGCCCCATGCAGGCGAAGGTCCACCAGCAGGAGGGCAAGGAGTACGACCCCGCGCGGTGGATCGACCCCGAGTCGGTCGCCACGGCGATCCTGACGGCGATCGACCTCCCGCGCGACGCGGAGATCAACGACCTGACGGTCCGCCCGGGCCGCTGACCTCCGCGGGCGGGGGCGAGAACCACCCGGTCGCCTACGTAGGCTTCCCGTGTGACCGCAGACATCCGCTTCGCCCCCGCCACCGGCATCGGCTCCCTCCCCGGCGGCGACGCCCGGGAGGCCGCCAGGACCGCCACCGGCTCCTTCGAGGACTTCCCCTTCCTGCCCGAGCTGCCCGCCCGCGGCCCCGGCGCCGACATGATCGGCCGTACCGCCGGAATGCTCGTCGAGCTGTACGCGCGCGTGGAGCCCAGCGGGTGGCGGATCGGGGACCGGCCGGGACGCGACACCAAGCGGGCGCGGTCCTGGCTGGGGGAGGACCTCGACGCGCTGGAGGAGTTCACCCAGGGGTACGAGGGGCAGCTGAAGGTGCAGGCCGTCGGGCCGTGGACGCTCGCCGCCGCACTGGAGCTGCGGAACGGCGAGGTCGCCCTCTCCGACCCCGGAGCGTGCCGGGACCTCACCGCCTCGCTCGCCGAGGGGCTGCGGCTGCACCTGGAGGAGGTCCGCAAGCGGATCCCCGGCGCGCAGATCGTGCTCCAGCTCGACGAGCCCTCCCTCATCGCCGTGCTGCGGGGGCAGGTGCGGTCCGCCAGCGGGTACCGGACCCACCGGGCCGTGGACCGGCAGGTCGTCGAGGCCGGACTGCGCGACGTCGTCGGGGTTCACGGGGGCGGCCCCGTCGTGGTCCACTCGTGCGCACCGGACGTCCCCTTCGCCCTGCTGCGGAGAGCGGGCGCGGCGGCGGTCTCCTTCGACTTCGCGCTCCTCACCGAGCGTGACGACGACGCGATCGGTGAGGCGGTGGAAGGGGGGACGAGGCTCTTCGCCGGTGTCGTGCCGGGCACGGACGCGGCATTGTCAGACCCTGCCGGTAGCGTCATGGGTGTCAGGACGCTGTGGCGCAGGCTGGGGCTGCATCCGGGACTGCTCGCGGAGGCGGTCACGATCACCCCGTCGTGCGGACTCGCCGGGGCCTCCCCGGAGTACGCGCGCAAGGCCCTCGCCCACTGCGTCCAGGCGGCGAGATCCCTCGCGGACAACCCAGAGTAACGGGAGGACAACACGGTGGCCGGCGACAGGCAAGCGGAGACGACGGTGCCCTCGGAGGCACGGGAGAAGCACGCGCAGCTCGCTGAGCAGATCGAGGAGCACCGCTTCCGGTACTACGTGAACGACGCGCCGGTCATCAGCGACGCCGACTTCGACAAGCTCCTGCGCTCCCTGGAGGCGCTGGAGGAGGAGTACCCCGAGCTGCGGACTCCGGACTCGCCGACCCAGAAGGTCGCGGGGGCCTACGAGACCGAGTTCACCTCCGTCCAGCACCGCTCCCGCATGCTCTCCCTGGACAACGCGTTCAGTGACGAGGAGCTCGCGGCCTGGGCGGAGCGGGTGGCCAAGGACGTCGGCACCACCGACTACCACCTGCTGTGCGAGCTCAAGGTCGACGGCCTCGCCGTCAACCTCACCTACGAGCACGGCCGCCTCACCCGCGCGGCGACCCGCGGCGACGGCCGCACCGGCGAGGACATCACCCCCAACGTCCGCACGATCGCCGAGATCCCGGACCGTCTCACCGGCGACAAGGTCCCCGACCTCGTGGAGATCCGCGGCGAGGTCTACTTCCCGATGGAGAAGTTCGAGGAGCTCAACGCCCGTCTGGTCGAGGCCGGCGACAAGCCCTTCGCCAACCCGCGCAACGCGGCGGCCGGTTCGCTGCGCCAGAAGGACCCGCGCGTCACCGCCACCCGCCCCCTTCACATGGTCGTGCACGGCATCGGTGCCCTGGAGGGCTTCGACGGCATGACCCGCCTGTCCCAGGGCTACGACCTCCTCAAGTCCTGGGGCCTGCCGACCGCCAAGCACAACAGGGTGGTCGACGGCCTCGACGGCGTGCGGGAGTTCATCGCCTACTTCGGCGAGAACCGCCACTCCGTGGAGCACGAGATCGACGGGGCGGTCGTCAAGCTCGACGAGATCCCCCTCCAGGGCCGCCTCGGCTCGACCTCCCGCGCCCCGCGCTGGGCGATCGCGTACAAGTACGCGCCCGAGGAGGTCAACACCAAACTCATCAACATCCGCGTGGGCGTGGGCCGCACGGGCCGGGTCACGCCGTACGCCCAGGTGGAGCCGGTGACGGTGGCCGGCTCGGAGGTCGAGTTCGCCACCCTGCACAACCAGGACGTCGTCAAGCTCAAGGGCGTCCTGATCGGCGACACCGTGGTGCTGCGCAAGGCCGGTGACGTCATCCCCGAGATCCTCGGCCCGGTCGTCGATCTGCGCGACGGCAGCGAGCGCGAGTTCGTGATGCCGAGCGAGTGCCCCGAGTGCGGTACGGCGCTGCGCCCCATGAAGGAGGGCGACGTCGACCTGCGCTGCCCGAATGCCCGCACCTGCCCCGCCCAGCTGCGCGAGCGCCTGTTCTACCTCGCGGGCCGCAAGTCGCTGGACATCGAGCACTTCGGGTACGTCGCCGCGGCGGCGCTCACCAAGCCGCTGGAGCCCGCGGACCCGCCGCTGGCCGACGAGGGCGACCTGTTCGACCTCACCATCGAACAACTGCTGCCCATCAAGGCGTACGTCCTGGACCAGGACAGCGGTCTGCCCAAGCGGGACCCGAAGACCGGCGAGGAGAAGGTCGTCACGGTCTTCGCCAACCAGCAGGGTGAGCCCAAGAAGAACGCCGTCGCCATGCTGGAGAACATCGCGGCCGCCAAGGAACGCCCGCTCGCCCGGGTCCTCACCGGTCTGTCGATCCGCCATGTGGGCCCGGTCGCCGCCGAGGCCCTCGCCCGCAACTTCCGCTCCATCGACCGCATCGAGCAGGCCGGCGAGGAGGAGCTGGCGGCCACCGACGGCGTCGGCTCGATCATCGCGAAGTCCCTCAAGGAGTGGTTCGCGGAGGACTGGCACCAGGAGATCCTGCGCAAGTGGAAGGCCGCGGGCGTGCGCATGGAGGAGGAGGGCTCGGGGGAGGACGAGGGTCCGCGTCCCCTGGAGGGGCTCACCGTCGTCGTCACCGGCACCCTGGAGCGCTTCACCCGCGACGGGGCCAAGGAGGCCCTGCAGTCCAGGGGGGCGAAAGTGACCGGTTCGGTTTCGAAGAAGACGTCTTTCGTCGTCGTAGGTGACAATCCGGGCTCCAAGTACGACAAGGCGATGCAGCTCAAGGTGCCCGTTCTGAACGAGGACGGCTTCGACGTCCTGCTGGAGCAGGGCCCCGAAGCGGCCGCCGATGTGGCGCTTCCCACGGAGGAGTAGCGGGGAGCCGCGGTTGAAGGCCACCCGATCGGCGCATACCAGATGCATACGGGTGGCCGGGGCGCATTCGGGCAACCGTCGGCGACCGCTGCCCGTGGAAGCCCTCTGCGGCCTACTGTTGAGATGTGCGCCTGCCGTGCCCAGCTGCGGTCGGGGCATTCCCTTGCTCCTGACGAGCAAGGGGAAGGGTTTTTCCAACGCGGCGCCGTCGAGGGTTATGTCGGGCGAAGAAGCCGCGTGGCGTGGGCACCGCCGGCTGTGAGAGGGACGGGAA
This genomic window contains:
- a CDS encoding SDR family oxidoreductase is translated as MATHVITGAGSGIGAAVARRLHARGDELVLHARDAGRAKELAAQFPGARTLVGDLADPDKLSWAFSHQTLPDRVDSLLHVAGVVDLGPVGDLTPKSWRHQLNVNLIAPAELTRHFLPQLRAARGHVVFVNSGAGLTAHADWSAYAASKHGLKALADSLRHEEHGNGVRVTSVYPGRTASPMQAKVHQQEGKEYDPARWIDPESVATAILTAIDLPRDAEINDLTVRPGR
- a CDS encoding methionine synthase — protein: MTADIRFAPATGIGSLPGGDAREAARTATGSFEDFPFLPELPARGPGADMIGRTAGMLVELYARVEPSGWRIGDRPGRDTKRARSWLGEDLDALEEFTQGYEGQLKVQAVGPWTLAAALELRNGEVALSDPGACRDLTASLAEGLRLHLEEVRKRIPGAQIVLQLDEPSLIAVLRGQVRSASGYRTHRAVDRQVVEAGLRDVVGVHGGGPVVVHSCAPDVPFALLRRAGAAAVSFDFALLTERDDDAIGEAVEGGTRLFAGVVPGTDAALSDPAGSVMGVRTLWRRLGLHPGLLAEAVTITPSCGLAGASPEYARKALAHCVQAARSLADNPE
- the ligA gene encoding NAD-dependent DNA ligase LigA encodes the protein MAGDRQAETTVPSEAREKHAQLAEQIEEHRFRYYVNDAPVISDADFDKLLRSLEALEEEYPELRTPDSPTQKVAGAYETEFTSVQHRSRMLSLDNAFSDEELAAWAERVAKDVGTTDYHLLCELKVDGLAVNLTYEHGRLTRAATRGDGRTGEDITPNVRTIAEIPDRLTGDKVPDLVEIRGEVYFPMEKFEELNARLVEAGDKPFANPRNAAAGSLRQKDPRVTATRPLHMVVHGIGALEGFDGMTRLSQGYDLLKSWGLPTAKHNRVVDGLDGVREFIAYFGENRHSVEHEIDGAVVKLDEIPLQGRLGSTSRAPRWAIAYKYAPEEVNTKLINIRVGVGRTGRVTPYAQVEPVTVAGSEVEFATLHNQDVVKLKGVLIGDTVVLRKAGDVIPEILGPVVDLRDGSEREFVMPSECPECGTALRPMKEGDVDLRCPNARTCPAQLRERLFYLAGRKSLDIEHFGYVAAAALTKPLEPADPPLADEGDLFDLTIEQLLPIKAYVLDQDSGLPKRDPKTGEEKVVTVFANQQGEPKKNAVAMLENIAAAKERPLARVLTGLSIRHVGPVAAEALARNFRSIDRIEQAGEEELAATDGVGSIIAKSLKEWFAEDWHQEILRKWKAAGVRMEEEGSGEDEGPRPLEGLTVVVTGTLERFTRDGAKEALQSRGAKVTGSVSKKTSFVVVGDNPGSKYDKAMQLKVPVLNEDGFDVLLEQGPEAAADVALPTEE